The genomic interval AAGGCAAGGGCACCACTGTGAGTTTCTCGGTCTTGGTCGGTGTTCCCGGTATCGAGAAAGAGCCGGATGACGAGAACGAGGGCGGCAAGGAGCGTTCCCTCAGGCGGCTCAAGGTACTACTGGTCGAGGACGACAGGGTGAGCCAAACCCTGACCTGCAAGCTTCTGGAAAAAGAGCGGCACGAGTGCCTCACCGCCAGGAATCAGGACGAGGCCCTGGCCATCCTCAGGAAGTTCGACCCGGATATCATCCTCATGGACGTGAACCTCGACGGCAGCGCCTCCGGCCTCGACATCACGCGCAAAATCAGGACGTCCTCGGCCCTTTCCGCGCACCGCGACATCCCGATCATCGCGCTCACGGCCAAGGCCATGGAAGGAGACAGGGAACGGATTCTCGCCTCGGGCGTGAATGAATACATCTCCAAACCCTTCAGATTCGAGGATCTGGAAAAGAAGATTCAGGCCGTTATGAGCAGAAACGTCCGAAGGGAGGACTAGTGTCGCGTCCGCGAAGAGGATCAATACATCGCTCAACGATAACATGCGCACGTGAGCCGGGCGAAGCCCGGCTCCGCCGCAGTTGACGGCGTAAGCAAGCCGAAAGCCGGTTTTCTGCTCAGCGGGCTTTTGCAAAAGCCGGTTTTGCGGATTTTGCGGACATCATACGCGAGGCTGAAGGGCCGTCTGCCCGATGCACGCGGCACATGCGGCGGGCAAACGCAGTCGATCGGAATCCGCTGGAAGCCATGGCGGTCCCATGCGCTTTTTGTATTGACGACGGACACCGCGCCGCGCAATCTGGCGGCCATCCCCCAAAGCACGTCAACCGGGATGGCCGCCGCGTCGCAACGCATGCGCCAAACGAGCGCGGCGTCGCTTTCCGGCGTCGGGCAGGAGACAATGCGCGGTGTTTGAACTGATACTTCTCTTTTCCATCATCCTCGTCGCCCTTGTCCTGTTCATCGGCGGTTGGCTCGCCGTGGACCTCGTGGGACTTCTTGTGTTGGCGGCGCTGACGCTGACCGGGCTCGTGGGCGCGAGTGACGCGCTGGCCGGGTTCAGCAGCCCGGCCGTGGTCACGGTCTGGGCCATGTTCATCCTCTCCGCCGGGTTGTCGCGCACGGGCATCGCCTACCGAATCGGCCAGCCACTGCAACGCTTCGCCCACAGCAGCGAATGGCTGCTGGTAGCCATGCTCATGCTCGTAGCCAGTCTTTTATCCGCGCTCATCAACACCATCACTGTGGCGGTCATCCTGCTCCCGGCGGCCATGGATCTTGCGCGGCGCAGCGGCAGGCCCCCATCACGCCTGCTTCTGCCCATGGCGCTCGGTTGCCTGCTCGGCGGTCCGTTCACCGGCATCTCGACCCCGCCGAACATGCTGGTCACGGACGCGCTGCGAAACGCCGGTCTGGCTCCGTTCGCCATTTTCGACTTCACGCCCATCACCGGGGCCATCGTGCTCGCAGGTATCCTCTTTATGGCGCTCGTCGGGCGGCATCTCCTGCCCAGGCGAAGCCTGCAGACGCAAGAAGGCGGGAGCAGCGCCACCGAGACGACCTATCAACTCGACACGCACGTCTTTTCGCTGGCCATCAGGCCCGGCTCGCCCCTGGCGGGCCGCACCCTGCGCGAGACGCGGCTTGGTTCGGCGTTGCACCTCACGGTTCTGGCCCTGCGCAGGAGAGGAGAGATGCGTCTCGCCCCGGACCCTTCGGAGCGCATCCAGGCAGGCGACGTCCTCATCGTGCACGGACCGATCGAGCACCTCAGGCGTTTTCACGGCAGCAGGCACCTGCGCGCCGATCCTTCCAATCTGACCGGCGGGCTTGTGGCGGGGTGCCTTCAGATCGCCCGGGGCGTCGTGGGTGAGGACTCGCCGCTTGTGGGGAAATCGCTTGCGCAAAGCTCGCTTCGGCGTGAGCACCGCGTGCACGTGCTGTCCCTGCGGGCCGAAGGAGGCGAGGGCGGACAGGACATGCTGCACCGGCCGCTCGCGGCCGGGGATGCCCTCGTGCTTCTCGGGACGCGTGACGCGCTCGAGGAGGTCGGCAAGCTCGGTATCGTGCAAGATGTCGAAATGCTGGATGCGGGACAGGTGCCCGGCGATCCGTCCGGCAGCGCCTTCATGTCCGTGCACGTTCCCCAAGGGTCGGTCCTGGTGGACCACGACCTGACCGAGAGCCGCCTGGGCAACGCCTTCGGCCTGACCGTAGTGGGCATCGTCCGCGACGGGGAGCCACAGTGTATGCCTTCGCCCGAGGAGATCGTCCGGGCTGGCGACACGCTCGTTCTGCACGGCGCGAAAAGCGATCTGGAGGTCTTGCAGAGCCTTCAGGACCTTGAAATCACGGAGACCTCGCCGACCCTTCTGGCCGAGTTGGAGTCGCAGCAGGTCTCGGTCACGGAGGTGCTGCTCTCGCCCAGAACCACGCTTACGGGGCGAAATCTGGCCGAGCTTCGCTTCCGCGAGCATTACGGCTTGAATGTGCTGGCCCTGTGGCGGGGTGGCCGTGCGCGACGGACCGGGCTTCAGGACCTGGCGCTGCAATTTGGCGATGCCATGCTCGTCTACGGCCCGCGAAAGAGTATTGCGGCCTTGGCGCGCGATCCGGACTTCCTGGTGCTCGACCAGTCCGCGATCCAGGCCCCGCGCATGGAAAAGGCCCCGGCGGCCGCAGCCATAATGCTTGCGGTCCTCGTTAGCGCCATACTTGGGCTCGTGCCCATCTCCATCGCCGCCCTCACCGGCGCGGCGCTCATGGTGCTGGCCGGATGCCTGAGCATGGACGAGGCCTACCGGGCCATCGAGTGGCGGGTCGTGTTTCTCATCGCGGGCATGCTGCCGCTTGGCATCGCCATCGAGCAGACTGGGGCCGCACAGATGGGGGCGCAGGCGCTGATCGCCCTGGTGGGCGACATGGGGCCGCGCTGGGTGGTGGCCGCGCTCTTCCTGATCACGGTGCTGTGCACCCAGGTCGTTCCCACAGCCGCGCTTGTGGTTCTCATGTCTCCGGTGGCCTTGACCACGGCGGCGGACCTGTCCATCTCGCCGCACCTCTTGATGATGACGGTGGCCATGGCGGCCTCGGCCAGCTACGCGAGTCCCTTGTCGCACCCGGCGCATCTGCTGGTCATGGGGCCGGGCGGCTATCGTTTCACAGACTATCTGCGGGTCGGCATTCCCGTGACCATCGTGGCGTTTGTGGTGTGCGTAGGGCTTTTGCCGGTGCTCTGGCCCGCATGACAATATGCGGTCATGCGGTTTCGCGCGCGGCCGCCTGTTGTGCGAGTCTCGCGTTCTCGGCCTGAAGCCGTCTGATCTCGTGCTCGGTCTTCTTCCAGGGGAAATGGCCCTCGATCTCGATCTCCAGGGCGAAGCTGAGGAAGGTCCGGATGAGGACCAGAAGGCCGAGCACGCCCAGGGACTGGTAACTCGGGTGTACGGCTACGGTACCGATGATATCCGCCGCCACGAGGAATTCGAGGCCGAGCAGGATATCCTTGCCCAGGGCGCTGCGGTAGCTCTCCTGTCGCTGCCCGCCCGCGAGGAACCTGTCCCGCAGATACCTGACGAACGTGGAGCCCACGCCCAGAACCAGGACGACGATGCCGATGGATTCGATGATCCGGGCGATGATCAGGGCCGTATGCGTGTACCACTCCTGAAATCCGTCCATGTCCGCTCCCGATGGTTTCCGGCACGATAGCAGGAAACGTCGTCAGGTGGAAACAGCCGGGCGTTTTGTTTTGCGCTATTCGCGGGCTTGCCGCCTCAGTATCCTATGGACGACAGTCCCTCTCGCAATACCGAGGCCGAATCGAGGAGTGCGTGCTCCTCATCGTCGGCGAAGGGACTTGCAAGCACACGCTCGATGCCGTTCGATCCCACCACGCACGGGAGCGAGAGGCAGACGTTGGAAAGCCCATATTCTCCCCGCATGAGCGTTCCCACGGTAAGCACGCTGTGCTGGTTCATGAGCACGCCCTCGGTGATGCGGACCATGGCCAGCCCGATGGCGTAATAGGTGGCCTGCTTTTTCTGGATGACATGGTAGGCGGCGTTGCGAACGTCATCCTCAATGCTCTTCTTTCGGGCCGCGATGGATTTGCCGCAGGCCGCGCAGTATTCAAGGAGAGGAATGCCAGCGATGTTTACCCGACTCCAGACCAGGACCTCACTGTCGCCGTGTTCGCCGACGACGTAGCCGTGCACGTTGCGTGCGTCCACTTCGTAGACCTCCGAAAGAAGGGAGCGAAAGCGCATCGTGTCCAGAACCGTGCCAGATCCGATGACCCGTCCCGGCGGCAGGCCCGAGACCTTGATCGCCACGTGGGTCAGGATGTCCACGGGATTACTGACCACGAGCAGGATAGGCTCGGGGTTGTACTCCAGAATCCTGGGAACAGTCTCCTTGATTATCGCGGCGTTCTTTTCGATGAGGTCGAGCCGCGTCTGTCCCTGCTCCTGATTCACGCCTGCGGCGATGACCACGATTTGCGCGTCGCGGCACATCTCGAATCCTCCGGCGTTCACGGAGACAGGGTTTACAAAAGGCTGACAGTGGTTCAGGTCCAACGCTTCCCCTTGCGCTTTGTCCAAGGTGCGATTGACCAGTCCGATTTCGCGCACCAATCCCTTGATGCCCAGTGCATAAGCATAGGACATGCCCACCAGCCCAGTGCCGACGACGACCACCTTGCGGTGGGAAGCGTTTTCCCGGTTCATGACGTCCTCCTTCTCTGGCGCGACGGGATTTTTGCCTTGCCGCGAGGATATGCTACATATCAGCCTAGCATACTTTGGCCCGCGTTCCCCACCTTGCATGGAGGCGCGCGGAAGGAGAGGATCAAGACGCATGGCAGCGATACGATTTCCAATGCCCGAGGAGACCAAAACTCCCGAAGGGCGCGAGCGGCGAGTGGGGGTGGAGATGGAGATGGCCGGACTGCCTCTCGCCGATTTGGCGGCGGCTGTCCTCAAGGTGTTTGGCGGTCGCATAGCGGAGAAAGGCGCGTTCGTGATCCGCATCGAGGAGACGCGGCACGGTTCATTTCAGGTAGAACTCGACGCGGATATCTTGAAGAGCCATGAGTACCGTCCCTATCTCGACAAACTGGGCATCACCATGGAGGATGCCGCGGACAAGGCGCGGCTGGATGATCTTTTGGCCAGGCTTGCCGGAAGCGTGGTGCCGCACGAGATTGTAGCCCCGCCCATTCCGTTGTCTGAGCTGGAACAGATGGACGAGTTGCGTCTGGAGTTGTACCGGGCCGGGGCCAAGGGTACACGCGCCGCACTGGTCTACGCGTTCGGCGCACAGTTCAATGTGGAAGCAGCACGACTGGACGCGGAGGCTCTGCGCGACATACTCAAGGCGTATGTGCTGCTCCATGACCGTCTCGTGGAACGCGGCACCGTGGACATCGCCCGCAAGCTCTCGCCATTCGTCCGCCCTTTTCCCGGATCATACGCCCGGCTCATTCTGGCCGAGGGCTACGGCCCGGAATTGAAAACACTCATTGGCGACTACTTGAGGCACAACCCGACCCGGAATCGTCCGCTGGACATGCTGCCGCTCTTTGCCCACCTTGATTACGATCAAGTCATGTCCGCTCCCGTGGAAACCCATCTCGTCAAGGCGCGGCCAGCCTTCCATTACCGCTTGCCAAACTGCCAGATCGACGAGCCAGGCTGGAGCCTGAGTCTGCCGTGGAGCGACTGGCTCATGATTGAGAAGCTGGCCGACGACAAAGAACGCCTTGCAGAATAC from Alkalidesulfovibrio alkalitolerans DSM 16529 carries:
- a CDS encoding amidoligase family protein is translated as MAAIRFPMPEETKTPEGRERRVGVEMEMAGLPLADLAAAVLKVFGGRIAEKGAFVIRIEETRHGSFQVELDADILKSHEYRPYLDKLGITMEDAADKARLDDLLARLAGSVVPHEIVAPPIPLSELEQMDELRLELYRAGAKGTRAALVYAFGAQFNVEAARLDAEALRDILKAYVLLHDRLVERGTVDIARKLSPFVRPFPGSYARLILAEGYGPELKTLIGDYLRHNPTRNRPLDMLPLFAHLDYDQVMSAPVETHLVKARPAFHYRLPNCQIDEPGWSLSLPWSDWLMIEKLADDKERLAEYAKAYLDRPGEILAGMVEEWIESLGAWFGK
- a CDS encoding DUF1622 domain-containing protein, with amino-acid sequence MDGFQEWYTHTALIIARIIESIGIVVLVLGVGSTFVRYLRDRFLAGGQRQESYRSALGKDILLGLEFLVAADIIGTVAVHPSYQSLGVLGLLVLIRTFLSFALEIEIEGHFPWKKTEHEIRRLQAENARLAQQAAARETA
- a CDS encoding L-lactate dehydrogenase; translation: MNRENASHRKVVVVGTGLVGMSYAYALGIKGLVREIGLVNRTLDKAQGEALDLNHCQPFVNPVSVNAGGFEMCRDAQIVVIAAGVNQEQGQTRLDLIEKNAAIIKETVPRILEYNPEPILLVVSNPVDILTHVAIKVSGLPPGRVIGSGTVLDTMRFRSLLSEVYEVDARNVHGYVVGEHGDSEVLVWSRVNIAGIPLLEYCAACGKSIAARKKSIEDDVRNAAYHVIQKKQATYYAIGLAMVRITEGVLMNQHSVLTVGTLMRGEYGLSNVCLSLPCVVGSNGIERVLASPFADDEEHALLDSASVLREGLSSIGY
- a CDS encoding SLC13 family permease, with the protein product MFELILLFSIILVALVLFIGGWLAVDLVGLLVLAALTLTGLVGASDALAGFSSPAVVTVWAMFILSAGLSRTGIAYRIGQPLQRFAHSSEWLLVAMLMLVASLLSALINTITVAVILLPAAMDLARRSGRPPSRLLLPMALGCLLGGPFTGISTPPNMLVTDALRNAGLAPFAIFDFTPITGAIVLAGILFMALVGRHLLPRRSLQTQEGGSSATETTYQLDTHVFSLAIRPGSPLAGRTLRETRLGSALHLTVLALRRRGEMRLAPDPSERIQAGDVLIVHGPIEHLRRFHGSRHLRADPSNLTGGLVAGCLQIARGVVGEDSPLVGKSLAQSSLRREHRVHVLSLRAEGGEGGQDMLHRPLAAGDALVLLGTRDALEEVGKLGIVQDVEMLDAGQVPGDPSGSAFMSVHVPQGSVLVDHDLTESRLGNAFGLTVVGIVRDGEPQCMPSPEEIVRAGDTLVLHGAKSDLEVLQSLQDLEITETSPTLLAELESQQVSVTEVLLSPRTTLTGRNLAELRFREHYGLNVLALWRGGRARRTGLQDLALQFGDAMLVYGPRKSIAALARDPDFLVLDQSAIQAPRMEKAPAAAAIMLAVLVSAILGLVPISIAALTGAALMVLAGCLSMDEAYRAIEWRVVFLIAGMLPLGIAIEQTGAAQMGAQALIALVGDMGPRWVVAALFLITVLCTQVVPTAALVVLMSPVALTTAADLSISPHLLMMTVAMAASASYASPLSHPAHLLVMGPGGYRFTDYLRVGIPVTIVAFVVCVGLLPVLWPA